In one Arachis duranensis cultivar V14167 chromosome 9, aradu.V14167.gnm2.J7QH, whole genome shotgun sequence genomic region, the following are encoded:
- the LOC107466585 gene encoding uncharacterized protein LOC107466585 encodes MKFDTQGSEESEFKEAKKTSDECRSLQMSYRFQLQLQSILLTTFRSPYFPFSSFSLLNSTRESFCCGKDLEMKDVKLASELLVRDPLLLDNKIAAIRSAGPHKLQVIADFDATLTKFWINGTRGQSSHGLLKQGNPEYDEKRQQLFEHYHPLEFSPTIGLEEKTKLMEEWWGKTHGLLVEGGLTFESIRQSVADANIAFREGVGELFEYLEERDIPVLIFSAGLADIIEEVLRQKLHRSFKNVKIVSNRMVFDNDGHLVSFKGKVIHSLNKNEHALDMAAPLHEQLGDTDDQTADNASVKKRTNVLLLGDHLGDLGMSDGLNYETRISVGFLNHNIENSLSIYQEAFDVVLVNDAPMWGVIKLVSQMCSTES; translated from the exons atgaaatttgatACCCAAGGGAGTGAAGAATCTGAATTTAAAGAAGCAAAAAAGACGAGTGACGAGTGTAGGAGCCTTCAAATGAGTTATCGCTTCCAACTGCAACTCCAATCGATTCTTCTTACAACCTTTCGCTCACCTTACTTtcccttctcttctttttccctTCTCAACTCCACAag GGAATCATTCTGTTGTGGTAAAGATTTGGAAATGAAGGATGTGAAGTTAGCTTCGGAATTGTTGGTGAGGGATCCTCTTTTGCTGGACAACAAGATTGCTGCAATTCGTTCTGCTGGCCCCCACAAGCTTCAG GTGATTGCTGATTTTGATGCCACATTAACGAAGTTTTGGATTAATGGAACTCGTGGGCAAA GTAGTCATGGCCTTTTGAAGCAAGGTAATCCGGAATACGATGAGAAAAGGCAGCAGTTATTTGAACATTACCATCCCTTAGAATTTTCACCAACTATTGGACTTGAAGAGAAAACGAAGCTCATGGAAGAGTG GTGGGGAAAAACACATGGTCTTCTCGTTGAGGGAGGACTTACATTCGAATCGATAAGACAATCAGTTGCTGATGCCAACATTGCTTTTAGGGAAGGTGTTGGTGAACTCTTTGAATATTTAGAG GAAAGAGACATTCCTGTGTTGATATTCTCCGCAGGACTTGCTGATATCATTGAAGAG GTTTTAAGGCAGAAACTTCATAGATCCTTCAAAAATGTGAAGATAGTATCCAATAGGATGGTATTTGATAATGATGGTCACCTTGTATCTTTTAAAG GGAAAGTGATTCACAGCTTAAATAAAAATGAGCATGCCCTTGACATGGCTGCGCCTCTCCATGAGCAATTGGGCGATACAGATGATCAAACTGCTGACAATGCTTCAGTCAAGAAGAGAACCAATGTTCTCCTTCTTGGCGATCACCTTGGAGACCTGGGAATGTCTGATGGCTTGAATTATGAGACACGGATATCCGTGGGATTCTT GAACCACAACATTGAGAACTCACTTAGCATCTATCAAGAAGCTTTTGATGTTGTTCTTGTG AATGATGCACCTATGTGGGGAGTAATCAAGCTGGTTTCTCAGATGTGTTCAACTGAGAGCTGA
- the LOC107466511 gene encoding cucumber peeling cupredoxin-like has product MMLLKHQKGFVLSFSALLLLLAMNCHCSSAHTQFIVGDSAGWVIPPYPTYYTNWSHNHFFRVGDSLVFNFDPKFYNLMEVSEYEYEHCTSMEPLKVFNSSPAIIQLNQNASFFFVCTIANYCCLGQKLAVSVHQRTHNNKPPSPSPSPSPSPLPSHAPPPPTPPLPLPPSASNSNGSASNPPPSSNKTNNAVAFGTNFSVYLLPLLLLGFWMF; this is encoded by the exons ATGATGCTGCTGAAGCACCAAAAAGGTTTTGTTCTGTCATTTTCAGCATTGCTGCTTCTTTTAGCAATGAATTGTCACTGTTCTTCTGCTCATACTCAATTCATAGTTGGAGATTCAGCAGGTTGGGTTATTCCACCTTATCCAACCTACTACACCAATTGGTCTCACAACCATTTCTTTAGAGTTGGTGATTCTCTAG TATTCAACTTCGACCCAAAATTCTACAACTTAATGGAGGTATCAGAGTACGAGTACGAGCACTGCACATCAATGGAGCCTCTCAAAGTGTTCAACAGCAGCCCAGCAATCATCCAACTCAACCAGAATGcctccttcttcttcgtctGCACCATCGCCAACTACTGTTGTCTTGGCCAGAAGCTCGCCGTCTCCGTCCACCAAAGGACTCATAACAACAAACCTCCGTCTCCATCGCCATCTCCATCGCCATCGCCATTGCCTTCTCATGCACCACCACCTCCCACGCCGCCACTGCCACTGCCTCCGTCAGCAAGTAATTCTAATGGTTCTGCTAGcaatcctcctccttcttcaaaTAAGACAAATAATGCAGTGGCATTTGGAACTAATTTCAGTGTTTATCTGCTTCCACTCTTGCTCTTAGGGTTTTGGATGTTCtag
- the LOC107466499 gene encoding uncharacterized protein LOC107466499: MRGVKGKLLKKLKSIKPIESLRHDRILQVKASDGYVDFLQKIPTFNLSSPFLSRENAPKKVVVVQKKGHQEEQPEVIDVSELMKDLKDDDEEIDLDDYNDNKENIGPCSLKSNHQFGHKGISENGFREETERNQSKKQSKILVDLRSSEPRSDFDGKNQTPLSEIDVASFRRPDLNSGSLFDPNLLAAFEEAVREYVRMTEEQRRARAEAELLEKSCNIVEEIGNCNCDSNGNGDGDDPLLCFEEKCPPGGESCVIFYTTTLRGIRKTFEDCEKIRFLLESFKVLYFERDISMHKEFKAELWETLGGKIVPPRLFVKGRHIGGAEEVVTLHEQGKLKQIFEGIPKDCSNGPCDGCGGIRFVLCFICNGSHKIIEEHGEKIQCSKCNENGLITCPYCSS, translated from the coding sequence ATGAGGGGGGTGAAAGGAAAATTGCTGAAGAAGCTGAAATCAATCAAGCCAATTGAGTCTCTGAGGCATGATCGAATTCTTCAGGTGAAAGCATCAGATGGGTACGTTGATTTTCTCCAAAAGATTCCAACTTTCAACCTAAGTTCCCCTTTTCTTTCCCGAGAAAATGCTCCCAAGAAGGTGGTTGTTGTCCAGAAAAAGGGGCATCAGGAAGAACAACCAGAGGTAATTGATGTGTCAGAGCTCATGAAAGACctaaaagatgatgatgaagaaataGATTTGGATGATTACAATGACAACAAAGAGAACATTGGACCATGTTCGTTGAAATCAAATCACCAATTTGGACACAAGGGAATTTCTGAGAATGGGTTCAGAGAAGAAACAGAGCGAAACCAGAGCAAAAAGCAGAGTAAGATTTTGGTGGATTTAAGATCATCTGAGCCAAGGTCTGATTTTGATGGAAAAAACCAAACTCCATTGTCTGAGATTGATGTCGCGTCATTCCGGAGGCCGGACTTGAATTCTGGCAGCTTGTTCGACCCAAATCTACTAGCAGCATTTGAGGAGGCCGTGAGGGAATATGTTAGGATGACAGAGGAACAGAGGAGAGCCAGAGCCGAAGCAGAGCTCTTAGAGAAATCATGCAACATTGTGGAAGAAATTGGCAATTGCAATTGCGACAGCAATGGCAATGGTGACGGCGATGATCCTTTGTTGTGCTTTGAAGAGAAGTGTCCGCCCGGAGGCGAAAGCTGTGTGATCTTCTACACAACAACTCTAAGGGGAATCCGGAAGACATTCGAGGACTGTGAAAAGATCCGGTTCCTTCTCGAGAGCTTCAAGGTTCTGTACTTTGAGAGGgacatatcaatgcacaaggaGTTCAAAGCAGAGCTTTGGGAAACTTTGGGTGGCAAAATTGTGCCACCAAGGCTCTTTGTTAAAGGAAGGCACATTGGTGGAGCAGAAGAAGTTGTGACATTGCATGAACAAGGGAAATTGAAGCAAATCTTTGAAGGAATCCCTAAAGATTGTTCCAATGGTCCATGTGATGGATGTGGTGGAATAAGGTTTGTGCTTTGCTTCATTTGCAATGGAAGCCACAAAATCATTGAAGAACATGGAGAGAAGATTCAGTGCTCTAAGTGTAATGAGAATGGCTTGATTACATGCCCCTATTGCTCCTCTTAG